A window of the Equus asinus isolate D_3611 breed Donkey chromosome 20, EquAss-T2T_v2, whole genome shotgun sequence genome harbors these coding sequences:
- the TNFSF14 gene encoding tumor necrosis factor ligand superfamily member 14 encodes MEDTVVRPSVFVVDGQTDIPFTRLGRTRRRQPCSAGQLGLGFLLLLLAAGLAVQGWFLLQLYWRLEDMVTPLQDRDAGSWEELKQERRFHQANPAAHLTGANSSLTGSGGPLLWETKLGLAFLRGLAYQDGALVIVHAGYYYIYSKVQLGGVGCPQGLTGGLPITHGLYKRTPRYPEELELLVSRRSPCGRATNSRVWWDSSFLGGVVHLEAGEEVVVRVPDERLVRLRDGTRSYFGAFMV; translated from the exons ATGGAGGACACAGTTGTGCGGCCCTCAGTGTTCGTGGTGGACGGACAGACGGACATCCCGTTCACGAGGCTGGGGCGCACCCGCCGGAGACAGCCCTGCAGTGCTGGCCAGCTGGGCCTGGGCTTCTTGTTGCTGCTGCTGGCGGCGGGGCTGGCGGTCCAGGGCTGGTTCCTGCTGCAGCTGTACTGGCGTCTGGAGGATATGGTCACCCCTCTGCAG gACAGAGATGCAGGATCCTGGGAGGAGCTGAAGCAAG AGCGGAGGTTCCACCAGGCGAACCCAGCAGCACACCTCACAG GAGCCAACTCCAGCTTGACGGGCAGCGGGGGCCCGCTGCTGTGGGAGACGAAGCTGGGCCTGGCCTTCCTGAGGGGCCTTGCCTACCAGGACGGTGCCCTCGTGATTGTCCACGCCGGCTACTATTACATATACTCCAAGGTGCAGCTGGGCGGTGTGGGTTGCCCACAGGGGCTCACTGGTGGCCTGCCCATCACCCATGGCCTCTACAAGCGCACGCCCCGCTACCCCGAGGAGCTGGAGCTGCTGGTCAGCCGGAGGTCACCCTGTGGACGAGCAACCAATTCTCGCGTCTGGTGGGACAGCAGCTTCCTGGGCGGAGTGGTACATCTGGAAGCCGGGGAGGAGGTGGTGGTCCGCGTGCCAGATGAGCGCCTGGTCCGACTGCGGGACGGCACCCGGTCCTACTTCGGGGCTTTCATGGTGTGA